A window of Glycine soja cultivar W05 chromosome 2, ASM419377v2, whole genome shotgun sequence genomic DNA:
AGTGATCATAACAAGTAGAGATCAGAATGTGCTTACGAGTGGGGGTGTTCACCAAATTCATGAGGTCAAGGAAATGGACTCGCGAGATTCCCTCAAACTCTTTTGCTTAAATGCCTTCAATGAAAGCCAACCTAAAATGGGATATGAAAAACTAACTGAAGAGGTAGTTAAAATAGCCCAGGGCATTCCTTTAGCTTTAAGAGTTTTAGGTGCAGATTTCCGTTCCAGAAGCACTATAGACATGTGGGAGTCTGCATTAAGCAAAATCAAGAAGTATCCCAACAAGAAAATTCAGAGTGTGTTACGATTCAGTTTTGATGGACTGGAAGAATTAGAGAAAAAGGCATTTCTAGATATTGCATTCTTTTTCGAAGAAGACAGCAAAGACTACGTTATTACGCAACTGGATGCTTGGGGATTTTATGGTGCTGTAGGGATAGAGGTTCTCCAACGAAAAGCTCTGATAACAATTTCAAAAGACAACAGAATACAAATGCATGACTTGACACGACAAATGGGTTGCGAAATAGTTCGTCAAGAATCTATTACCAATCCAGGAAGACGCAGCCGATTGCGGGATATTGAGGAAGTATACAATGTATTGAGACATGAGCAGGTAAAAGTGTgaaaatttgaatcaatatgaaaatacttgagtaatgttattttgaatttttcagggAACTGATGAGGTGGAAGCCATGCAAATAGATGTGTCTCAAGCTATAGATTTACGTCTGGAATTAAGCACTTTTAAGAAGTTCTCAAACTTTAAAAAGATGCCTCGTCTAagatttctaaaattttatctcCCACTGGATCCTGAGACTGAGCGTTCATTGATGCCGCCAAGCCACGATGGAAACTTTTGGTATTTAGGATGTCAAGTTCCGTTGCTATTATCTGTAGGATGCAAAGAACTCATGACAGTTGCAAGCGAGATTCACGTAAAATGTGTCTACTACCATTTTATTGATGGCTGCTCAGATCCTTCACGACTGAACGAACTTTTAGAAACATCAACAAACTTTGGATGCTATGCAGTGGAAACATTATTGAGGTTATCCATGACGTTGAACGCATCCACTGGGCACCTCAGGAATCTTGAaagctcagatatgcttgatcaACAATTTTTGACTATGCCTGATGAGCTAATTTGCTTGAGATCTACGTATTATGTTAAGCTTTACAAGAAGACCACGGGACAAGACACCAAGTTACACATTCTATTTGATGGATTTAGGTTTTATGAACGAGTATCTGCCAGGGAGTTGGATAAGGCAGCTGGTGTCCGGGGTGGTATGATGCTGATTCTTTACTGTACAGCTGCTCTCTTTCTATTCCAACTCTTAGAGAGACCCAGGTTTCaatttctctcttccttttctggtcaattctttttttttttcttcctgttTTTCTCTATGAAGCACGGACACTCTAGTCCCTTGCCGTGTCCGACACGCGTCCGTATCAATGTCCGACACCGACACGAGACCCGTACTACGTTCTATATTTTGAACATTACAGGTGTCCACATATCCGTGTCTGTGTCGTGTCCGGTGTCGTGTCGATGCTTCATAGGTTTTTCTTCTATGCTCCCCTTGCATTTTCCTTATCATGGATAGATGCTTTCTttctattcattttcttttttctttgtaagtaAAATACATTCTTGGCGtttcaaaaagttttaaaatgttactttTAGTTTCTGATAATGTTTTCCCTTAAATATAAGCACTAATTGTGCAGGCAGGGTTGGGGGACATTGAGAAAAGGATTGCTCTGGATAGGGATTGTAGCTTTGATCACATATCtgttgatgaggacatgaccaagagcaagggcaaggatccacttgaaggacttggaggacctatgacaagggctagagaaaggaaatccaaggaagctcttcaacaagtgttgtccatactatttgaatacaagcccaagtttcaaggagaaaagtccaaggttgtgagttgtatcatggcccaaatggaggaggactgaatgacaccactttgtctcaattttaaagtgtttagtttgtctaaataatggcccaatccttgtaaagttggctgaccaaaatatgttttgggttaatcaactaaaagggctttagttaggtttagttcaagttgtaataagggcccaattggcaacctaggcatcagccttttgggagaccaaatggtggctgaagttggctgttgggggtgacttttggttgccacaatttcagttacactcagccattaagttttttttaattccctaggttaatggcattaaattattttaattctaggttagtgggtcattactaaaatctgctgtaaagcttctatataagctgaaccattttatcaataaacacaagttgagttttattcagaaaattagagtttatctcttttatcttagtgagagtgattctcctaaattcttgagtgattcaagaacacattggctgtatcaaaggactttcacaacctttgtgtgttgccctcgctggaaagagtgattctttccttcctttcatcatcacccttgttctttcaaaccacaattccagaaaatccacctctgcccagaattatctcgtggccataactcccattttacgcactcaaattaagtgattcttgagcctaaattgaatttcaaaacgagacctttcacctcgttttggaatcacctcatttggagccctatagcttcagttattgccatttctatatttctgttcagccaccacttaacctacgttttaccatcccattcatccattttatgccaagaaccaccttattaagacccacgaaattagccaccttattttccatcctttccttaatcaatttccgcattttccatcaaggtttaatcctagacgatcctaagtcagcccttgtgccatgagggttcatatcatttggtatcagagcttcggttctaggatcaacacttcctttgctggaaatattgggtagcatccttctttattctctttgccatttatattaccttcttattcatatattttttttttaggctgaaccattgcaaaagttaagccttttgatctctttgatataaaaaaaaaaagaagcagaatttcgtataagcaaaatttaaaaaaaaaattgggctgaatggttcatgcttgaagaacttttaaaaaaaaatctctttaaggtaatatattggttgcatgaaggattgttacttgaattcctaaattttgaattttatttccttcatttgtgcctaaaaacattgttagcctttttcttggttaaccttttccttgtctctagccttaccttacacatattggtgaattgttctttgttgtggccataatctcttgaattgcctaagaactcaaggggaattagagtggtaaaaggcaagagtgtttcattagagaaaagccataattgtgtgatacacttgagtgggtgaggtattcaaacagaaactataattgtcttgttacgtttgatttgtttatttgagatgtcaggtactaatcctaatgatgaagtggggctttcgcaattccaaatgcaagctttgatgcagcatttggagaggttaatgaaacaacgagatgatgcgctccatgagaggttggatcaaatggagaatagagatcataatgaagaagaaaggaggagaagagggaatgatggtgttcctagacaaaaccgaattgatggtattaaactcaacattcctccatttaaaggaaagaatgatccggaggcctacgtggagtgggagatgaaaatagagcatgttttctcatgcaacaactatgaggaggaccagaaggtaaagcttgccgccacggagttttccgactatgctcttgtgtggtggaacaagctacaaaaggagagagcaagaaatgaagagccaatggttgatacatggacggagatgaaaaagatcatgaggaagcggtatgtgccggctagttactcaagggacttgaaattcaagctccaaaaactaacccaaggcaacaagggggttgaggagtatttcaaggaaatggatgtgctcatgattcaagcaaatattgaagaagatgaggaggtaactatggctcgatttcttaatggtttgactaatgatatccgtgatattgttgagctgcaggagtttgttgaaatggatgatttgcttcacaaagcaatccaagtggagcaacaattaaaaaggaagggagtggctaagaggagttttaccaactttgaTTCTTCTGGTTGGAAAcacaaaggtaagaaagatggggctgctacttctagtagttccacacctatcccatcaaaaactcgctcaaattcccaagaggaaccctctaaaaggagtagagatgtgaagtgtttcaagtgccaaggcctaggacactatgcttatgagtgccctaacaaaaggtccatggttcttagagatggagaatatataagtgaatctgatgttgaagaggaagaggagagtgagtacgtagaggaagaggagactccggagggagatttgttgatgattaggcggttacttggtggtcaattgaagcatgaggaggagagccaaagagaaaacatctttcacactagatgtttaatcaatggcaaggtgtgcatggtgatcattgatggaggtagttgcaccaatgtggctagtgctagattagtgtcaaagctaaatttagctactaaaccacatcctaggccatacaaacttcaatggcttagtaaggatgggaaggtgcaagtgaggcagcaagtggaagtggacgtttccattgggaaatacaatgataaggtactttgtgatgttgttcctatggaggccagtcacttacttttggggagaccatggcaatttgataaaagagccaatcatgacggttacaccaacaagatctctttcatgcaccaagacaaaaagattgtgctcaagccattgagtccacaagaagtgtgtgaggatcaaaagaaaatgagagaaaaacttcttcaagagaaaaaagaaaaagaaaaagtgagcaaaacacttgagagtgagaaaaagagggaaacacttgagaggaaaaagagtgaacaaaagaagagtgaaacacttgaagtgagggagagctatttagccaccaaaagtgaggtcaagaggttgtttcgtgctaaacagtcactatatatcttgttttgcaaaaatcagattttgaccactaacacttttgatgattttgaagttgtttatggttttaacccactaactcctcttgatcttttgcctatgcctaatgtttctgtttttaagcataaagaaggtcaagcaaaggcggactatgtgaagaagcttcatgggagagtcaaagatcaaattgagaggaaaaataaaagctatgctaaacaagccaacaaaggaagaaagaaggttgtcttcgaacccggagattgggtttgggtgcacatgagaaaagaaaggctTCCGGAacagaggaaatcaaagcttcaaccaaggggagatggaccatttcaagtgcttgaaagaatcaatgacaatgcttacaaagttgagctgcccggtgagtataatgttagttccaccttcaatgtctctgatttacctctttttgatgcagatggagaatccgatttgaggacaaatccttctcaagagggagagaatgatgaggacatgaccaagagcaagggcaaggatccacttgaaggacttggaggacctatgacaagggctagagaaaggaaatccaaggaagctcttcaacaagtgctgtccatactatttgaatacaagcccaagtttcaaggagaaaagtccaaggttgtgagttgtatcatggcccaaatggaggaggactgaatgacaccactttgtctcaattttagagtgtttagtttgtctaaataatggcccaatccttgtaaagttggctgaccaaaatatgttttgggttaatcaactaaaagggctttagttaggtttagttcaagttgtaataagggcccaattggcaacctaggcatcagccttttgggagaccaaatggtggctgaagttggctgttgggggtgacttttggttgccacaatttcagttacactcagccattaagttttttttaattccctaggttaatggcattaaattattttaattctaggttagtgggtcattactaaaatctgctgtaaagcttctatataagctgaaccattttatcaataaacacaagttgagttttattcagaaaattagagtttatctcttttatcttagtgag
This region includes:
- the LOC114380997 gene encoding TMV resistance protein N-like isoform X2, with amino-acid sequence MASSSSCHVTEIKHDVFISFRGTDVRKGLLSHLKTELRRRQIDAYVDERLDRGDEISSSLLRAIEESQISLVIFSKDYASSQWCLEELAKMIESMEINKQIVLPVFFNVDPSHVRHQCGDYGDALAKHEEKLKENMLKVKTWRSAMKKAADLSGFHYPTNFEDESDLVHGIVEDIWEKLSKFCPRESNGLVGIDQNIARIQSLLLMESSEVLFVGIWGMGGIGKTTIARAVFDKFSSQYDGLCFLNVKEELEQHGLSLLREKLISELFEGEGLHTSGTSKARFLNSSIRRMGRKKVLVVLDDVNTSEQIKDLVGEPTCFGAGSRVIITSRDQNVLTSGGVHQIHEVKEMDSRDSLKLFCLNAFNESQPKMGYEKLTEEVVKIAQGIPLALRVLGADFRSRSTIDMWESALSKIKKYPNKKIQSVLRFSFDGLEELEKKAFLDIAFFFEEDSKDYVITQLDAWGFYGAVGIEVLQRKALITISKDNRIQMHDLTRQMGCEIVRQESITNPGRRSRLRDIEEVYNGTDEVEAMQIDVSQAIDLRLELSTFKKFSNFKKMPRLRFLKFYLPLDPETERSLMPPSHDGNFWYLGCQVPLLLSVGCKELMTVASEIHVKCVYYHFIDGCSDPSRLNELLETSTNFGCYAVETLLRLSMTLNASTGHLRNLESSDMLDQQFLTMPDELICLRSTYYVKLYKKTTGQDTKLHILFDGFRFYERVSARELDKAAGVRGGMMLILYCTAALFLFQLLERPRFQFLSSFSGQFFFFFFLFFSMKHGHSSPLPCPTRVRINVRHRHETRTTFYILNITGVHISVSVSCPVSCRCFIGFSSMLPLHFPYHG
- the LOC114380997 gene encoding TMV resistance protein N-like isoform X1; this translates as MASSSSCHVTEIKHDVFISFRGTDVRKGLLSHLKTELRRRQIDAYVDERLDRGDEISSSLLRAIEESQISLVIFSKDYASSQWCLEELAKMIESMEINKQIVLPVFFNVDPSHVRHQCGDYGDALAKHEEKLKENMLKVKTWRSAMKKAADLSGFHYPTNFEDESDLVHGIVEDIWEKLSKFCPRESNGLVGIDQNIARIQSLLLMESSEVLFVGIWGMGGIGKTTIARAVFDKFSSQYDGLCFLNVKEELEQHGLSLLREKLISELFEGEGLHTSGTSKARFLNSSIRRMGRKKVLVVLDDVNTSEQIKDLVGEPTCFGAGSRVIITSRDQNVLTSGGVHQIHEVKEMDSRDSLKLFCLNAFNESQPKMGYEKLTEEVVKIAQGIPLALRVLGADFRSRSTIDMWESALSKIKKYPNKKIQSVLRFSFDGLEELEKKAFLDIAFFFEEDSKDYVITQLDAWGFYGAVGIEVLQRKALITISKDNRIQMHDLTRQMGCEIVRQESITNPGRRSRLRDIEEVYNVLRHEQGTDEVEAMQIDVSQAIDLRLELSTFKKFSNFKKMPRLRFLKFYLPLDPETERSLMPPSHDGNFWYLGCQVPLLLSVGCKELMTVASEIHVKCVYYHFIDGCSDPSRLNELLETSTNFGCYAVETLLRLSMTLNASTGHLRNLESSDMLDQQFLTMPDELICLRSTYYVKLYKKTTGQDTKLHILFDGFRFYERVSARELDKAAGVRGGMMLILYCTAALFLFQLLERPRFQFLSSFSGQFFFFFFLFFSMKHGHSSPLPCPTRVRINVRHRHETRTTFYILNITGVHISVSVSCPVSCRCFIGFSSMLPLHFPYHG
- the LOC114380997 gene encoding TMV resistance protein N-like isoform X3, which translates into the protein MASSSSCHVTEIKHDVFISFRGTDVRKGLLSHLKTELRRRQIDAYVDERLDRGDEISSSLLRAIEESQISLVIFSKDYASSQWCLEELAKMIESMEINKQIVLPVFFNVDPSHVRHQCGDYGDALAKHEEKLKENMLKVKTWRSAMKKAADLSGFHYPTNFEDESDLVHGIVEDIWEKLSKFCPRESNGLVGIDQNIARIQSLLLMESSEVLFVGIWGMGGIGKTTIARAVFDKFSSQYDGLCFLNVKEELEQHGLSLLREKLISELFEGEGLHTSGTSKARFLNSSIRRMGRKKVLVVLDDVNTSEQIKDLVGEPTCFGAGSRVIITSRDQNVLTSGGVHQIHEVKEMDSRDSLKLFCLNAFNESQPKMGYEKLTEEVVKIAQGIPLALRVLGADFRSRSTIDMWESALSKIKKYPNKKIQSVLRFSFDGLEELEKKAFLDIAFFFEEDSKDYVITQLDAWGFYGAVGIEVLQRKALITISKDNRIQMHDLTRQMGCEIVRQESITNPGRRSRLRDIEEVYNVLRHEQGTDEVEAMQIDVSQAIDLRLELSTFKKFSNFKKMPRLRFLKFYLPLDPETERSLMPPSHDGNFWYLGCQVPLLLSVGCKELMTVASEIHVKCVYYHFIDGCSDPSRLNELLETSTNFGCYAVETLLRLSMTLNASTGHLRNLESSDMLDQQFLTMPDELICLRSTYYVKLYKKTTGQDTKLHILFDGFRFYERVSARELDKAAGVRGGMMLILYCTAALFLFQLLERPRQGWGTLRKGLLWIGIVALITYLLKRTRRKWNHNFVLFKTF